The Verrucomicrobium spinosum DSM 4136 = JCM 18804 genome includes a region encoding these proteins:
- the ychF gene encoding redox-regulated ATPase YchF, protein MLRAGIVGLPNVGKSTLFNAVTRTRKAEAANYPFCTIEPNQGVVVVPDERLEALSKISGSQKLIPAAIEFVDIAGLVKGASQGEGLGNQFLSHIREVDAIVHVVRCFESSDIHHVDGNVDPVRDIEVINTELILADMDSVAKRKSRSEKDAKRGNKEAQAEFALCEKLVPHLDAGKPAVTLELGDEEAKLLKSFFLLSGKPCIYACNVSESELAAASNEPDKHPLVSKVREYVSHAHAASAVVVSAAIESELIDLSDEEAAAYLTDLGVKDSGVSRLIKSVFSLLGLQTYLTTGEKETRAWTIVKGMKAPQAAGVIHSDFERGFIAAEIVAFTDLSELGSYAKCREKGKLRIEGKEYVMKDGDVVEWRFNV, encoded by the coding sequence ATGTTGCGCGCCGGTATCGTTGGTCTTCCGAATGTTGGCAAATCCACCCTTTTCAATGCGGTCACCCGCACGCGGAAGGCGGAGGCGGCCAACTACCCCTTTTGCACCATTGAGCCGAACCAGGGCGTGGTGGTGGTGCCGGACGAGCGTCTGGAAGCGCTCAGCAAGATCAGCGGCTCTCAGAAACTGATCCCCGCCGCCATCGAGTTCGTGGACATCGCTGGCCTCGTGAAAGGCGCGAGCCAGGGAGAAGGGCTCGGCAACCAGTTCCTCAGCCATATCCGCGAAGTGGACGCCATCGTACACGTAGTGCGCTGCTTTGAGAGCTCCGACATTCACCATGTGGACGGCAATGTCGATCCTGTCCGTGACATCGAAGTCATCAACACCGAGTTGATCCTGGCCGACATGGACAGCGTGGCCAAACGCAAGAGCCGCTCGGAGAAAGATGCCAAGCGCGGCAACAAGGAAGCCCAGGCCGAATTTGCCCTGTGTGAAAAGCTCGTGCCTCACCTTGATGCTGGCAAACCGGCCGTGACCCTCGAACTCGGCGATGAAGAGGCCAAGCTGCTCAAGAGCTTCTTCCTCCTCAGCGGCAAGCCCTGCATCTACGCCTGCAACGTCTCCGAGAGCGAACTGGCCGCGGCGAGCAATGAACCCGACAAGCACCCGCTGGTGAGCAAGGTGCGGGAGTACGTGAGCCACGCTCATGCCGCCTCCGCGGTCGTGGTGAGCGCCGCGATTGAAAGCGAACTCATTGACCTTTCCGACGAGGAGGCCGCAGCCTACCTCACCGATCTGGGTGTGAAAGACAGCGGCGTGTCCCGCCTCATCAAGAGCGTGTTCAGCCTTCTGGGTCTGCAAACCTATCTGACCACCGGTGAAAAAGAAACCCGCGCCTGGACGATTGTGAAAGGCATGAAGGCCCCTCAGGCCGCCGGCGTCATCCACAGCGACTTCGAACGCGGCTTCATCGCCGCCGAAATCGTCGCCTTCACCGACCTCTCCGAACTGGGCTCCTACGCCAAATGCCGGGAAAAGGGCAAGCTGCGCATCGAAGGCAAAGAGTACGTCATGAAGGACGGCGACGTCGTCGAGTGGCGCTTCAACGTATAA
- the cutA gene encoding divalent-cation tolerance protein CutA produces the protein MPPMPEKSPAALLVFCTFPDEKVARSVATTLVEEHLVACVNLNPALTSIYRWEGKVDAAGEVLALMKTTPATYDALEARLQTLHPYEVPEILAVPVTRGLPGYLRWVEESVRGQ, from the coding sequence ATGCCCCCCATGCCCGAGAAATCGCCAGCCGCCCTGCTCGTCTTTTGCACGTTTCCTGATGAGAAGGTGGCCCGCAGCGTCGCCACCACCCTTGTGGAGGAGCATCTCGTGGCATGCGTGAATCTCAATCCTGCCCTGACCTCCATCTACCGATGGGAAGGCAAGGTGGATGCCGCGGGCGAAGTGCTGGCGCTGATGAAGACCACCCCAGCCACCTACGATGCACTGGAAGCACGCCTCCAGACACTGCACCCCTACGAGGTGCCCGAGATCCTGGCGGTGCCGGTGACGCGAGGCCTGCCCGGTTACTTGCGCTGGGTGGAGGAGTCTGTCCGCGGTCAATAG
- a CDS encoding MBL fold metallo-hydrolase, protein MTAIDEIAPDVFRLSVYAPEYDMQFNHFLVRDEEPLLFHTGLRGMFPALKEAVGTLIDPAALKWIAWSHFESDECGALNDWLQIAPEAQPACTLVGKLVTVDDFSLRPARGMTPEDVLETGKYRFRFHPSPHLPHGWDAGVLFEETQQTLFCSDLFHHFGNADPITESDLIGPSRAAMERLEQGPLAGYMPYTRKTEGVLRGLASLQPKTLAVMHGSSYRGDGGKLLTGLAGVIKEAFDRE, encoded by the coding sequence ATGACTGCGATAGATGAGATAGCTCCCGATGTGTTCCGGCTTTCGGTCTATGCCCCGGAGTACGACATGCAGTTCAACCACTTTCTGGTGCGTGATGAGGAGCCACTGCTGTTCCATACCGGATTGCGGGGCATGTTTCCCGCGTTGAAGGAGGCGGTGGGCACGCTGATCGATCCTGCGGCGTTGAAGTGGATTGCGTGGAGCCATTTTGAATCGGACGAATGCGGGGCTCTCAACGACTGGTTGCAGATCGCGCCCGAGGCCCAGCCCGCCTGCACGCTGGTGGGCAAGCTGGTCACGGTGGATGATTTCTCCCTGCGCCCTGCCCGGGGCATGACGCCGGAGGATGTGCTGGAGACGGGCAAGTACCGCTTCCGCTTCCATCCCTCTCCGCACCTGCCTCATGGGTGGGATGCGGGTGTGTTGTTTGAGGAGACGCAGCAGACCCTGTTCTGCTCGGATCTCTTCCACCACTTTGGCAACGCCGATCCCATCACCGAATCAGACCTGATCGGTCCGAGCCGGGCGGCCATGGAGCGCTTGGAGCAGGGGCCGCTGGCGGGATACATGCCCTACACCCGCAAAACGGAGGGGGTACTGAGAGGATTGGCCAGCTTGCAACCGAAGACCCTCGCGGTGATGCACGGTTCTTCCTATCGCGGAGACGGCGGGAAGTTGCTCACGGGGCTGGCCGGGGTGATCAAGGAGGCGTTCGACAGGGAGTGA
- a CDS encoding DEAD/DEAH box helicase codes for MDFPTVWQQLLSREWMWTFGRNAMEGAQLAKQGRVKIRAAELLSEQELEITAFVTDNRLTQFETTVTLQFKDARRLSIMSRCLCPAGAYCKHAAALLVQATDRKLQDEIEERVTAPPPPPPVARASAIAKAKLPIHLLEAGRPEPVLVLRRIDASLPKDAKSSKLLRLPVADPMVTYPGCPERLLLTVRSSQHEWEADGKLQRLERDLDLERSFLRDVMLLGLTPFMEAHPGVVTSAPLNHLAVSQGYELEFWKGFRQEESKHLQQRGWRIESSSDFGYDVVELHEHHWVTGLRPEPGNGLVYSLEMGVEIDGKRVSLIPILAEAVQKGLTVQEVSENPDTPFLFLVPELGDRLISLPGKRLLPILSVLHELFTPGAKKKDKIKVDRLRAAQLGREQGMALQMPTEIAKLGEKLANFTSLPVVTPPSGLQATLRPYQLEGLGWLQFLREYGLHGILADDMGLGKTLQTIAHLLTEVEAGRADQPSLILAPTSVIRNWVAEAKKFAPAMKVLILHGENRKERFPFIKNYHVVVTSYPLLIRDIERLQKFEWHVVVLDEAHGIKNARAKAAQAARALNARHRLCLTGTPMENHLGELWSLFHFLMPGYLGEQDAFKAYFRNPIEKKQDPTAQQRLTARLQPVLLRRTKDAVAKDLPPKTELINAVELDKAQADLYETIRATVDKRVREAIADQGIEKSQLIVLDALLKLRQVCCHPSLLKTESAKKVETSAKTEYLMDEMLPELIEEGRRILIFSQFTSMLDILERMLKERGIRYVKLTGSTEDRMKPVEQFQNGDMPVFLISLKAGGVGITLTAADTVIHYDPWWNPAIEAQATDRAYRIGQKKPVFVHKLICQGTIEERIVEMQRRKSALINGLLTGNTDASRLTQDDVRELLAPL; via the coding sequence ATGGATTTCCCGACCGTCTGGCAACAGCTCCTTTCCCGCGAATGGATGTGGACGTTCGGACGCAATGCCATGGAAGGGGCCCAACTGGCCAAGCAGGGCCGGGTGAAGATACGCGCCGCTGAATTGCTGAGCGAGCAAGAACTGGAGATCACGGCCTTTGTCACGGACAACCGGCTGACGCAGTTTGAAACGACGGTCACCCTTCAATTCAAAGACGCACGTCGGCTCAGCATCATGAGTCGCTGCCTCTGCCCCGCAGGTGCGTATTGCAAGCACGCTGCGGCGCTACTCGTGCAGGCGACAGATCGCAAGCTTCAGGACGAAATCGAAGAGCGTGTCACTGCACCGCCGCCCCCGCCACCTGTGGCCAGAGCGTCTGCCATCGCCAAAGCAAAGCTACCGATACATCTGCTGGAGGCAGGCCGACCGGAGCCCGTGCTGGTGCTGCGCCGCATCGACGCCTCTCTGCCAAAGGACGCGAAGTCTTCCAAACTTCTGCGGCTGCCGGTGGCCGATCCCATGGTCACCTACCCGGGCTGCCCTGAGCGACTGCTGCTCACGGTGAGATCCTCCCAACACGAGTGGGAGGCAGATGGCAAACTCCAGCGCCTGGAGCGCGATCTGGATCTGGAGCGTTCCTTCCTGCGCGACGTCATGCTGCTGGGCCTCACACCCTTCATGGAGGCGCATCCCGGCGTCGTCACCAGCGCCCCGCTCAATCACCTTGCCGTTTCTCAAGGTTATGAGCTGGAGTTCTGGAAGGGCTTTCGTCAGGAGGAATCCAAACACCTGCAGCAACGCGGGTGGCGCATCGAGTCCTCCAGTGACTTCGGCTACGACGTCGTCGAGCTCCATGAGCACCACTGGGTGACTGGACTGCGCCCCGAGCCGGGCAACGGCCTGGTGTACTCCCTGGAGATGGGCGTGGAAATCGACGGGAAGCGCGTCTCGCTCATCCCAATCCTCGCCGAGGCCGTGCAAAAGGGTCTCACCGTGCAGGAAGTTTCCGAGAACCCGGACACCCCCTTCCTGTTCCTCGTACCCGAGCTGGGAGACCGCCTCATCTCCCTGCCAGGCAAACGGCTGCTGCCCATCCTCAGTGTCCTCCACGAACTTTTCACCCCCGGGGCGAAGAAGAAGGACAAGATCAAGGTGGACCGCCTCCGTGCGGCCCAGCTCGGTCGTGAGCAGGGCATGGCCCTGCAGATGCCCACGGAGATCGCCAAGCTGGGCGAGAAGCTGGCCAACTTCACCAGCCTGCCCGTCGTCACGCCGCCAAGCGGCTTGCAAGCCACCTTGCGTCCCTACCAGCTGGAAGGGCTGGGGTGGCTCCAGTTTCTGCGCGAGTACGGATTGCACGGCATCCTGGCGGATGACATGGGCCTGGGCAAGACCTTGCAAACCATCGCCCACCTGCTGACAGAGGTGGAAGCCGGCCGGGCTGACCAGCCGAGCCTGATCCTGGCCCCCACCAGCGTGATCCGGAACTGGGTGGCGGAGGCCAAGAAGTTCGCCCCTGCGATGAAGGTGCTCATCCTGCACGGTGAAAACCGGAAGGAGCGCTTCCCGTTCATCAAGAACTACCACGTAGTTGTTACCTCATACCCGCTGCTCATCCGCGATATTGAGCGGCTGCAGAAGTTTGAGTGGCATGTGGTCGTGCTGGACGAGGCCCACGGCATCAAGAACGCCCGGGCCAAGGCCGCCCAGGCCGCCCGCGCGCTCAATGCCCGCCACCGCCTCTGTTTGACCGGCACGCCGATGGAAAACCACCTGGGCGAGCTCTGGAGCCTCTTCCACTTCCTCATGCCCGGCTATCTGGGCGAGCAGGACGCCTTCAAGGCTTATTTCCGCAATCCCATCGAGAAGAAACAGGATCCCACGGCCCAACAACGGCTCACCGCACGGCTGCAGCCGGTGCTGCTGCGCCGCACAAAAGACGCCGTGGCGAAGGACCTTCCCCCCAAGACAGAGCTGATCAATGCCGTAGAGCTGGACAAGGCCCAGGCGGATCTCTATGAGACCATCCGCGCCACGGTGGACAAGCGCGTGCGCGAAGCCATCGCGGACCAGGGCATCGAGAAGAGCCAGCTCATCGTGCTGGACGCCCTGCTCAAGCTCCGTCAGGTCTGCTGCCATCCGTCCCTGCTCAAGACGGAAAGTGCCAAAAAGGTCGAGACCTCTGCGAAGACCGAGTACCTCATGGATGAGATGCTCCCGGAGCTCATCGAGGAAGGCCGGCGCATCCTCATCTTTTCCCAGTTCACCAGCATGCTCGACATTCTGGAGCGCATGCTCAAGGAGCGCGGCATTCGCTATGTGAAGCTCACCGGCTCCACGGAGGATCGCATGAAGCCCGTGGAACAGTTCCAAAACGGCGACATGCCCGTGTTCCTCATCAGCCTCAAGGCCGGTGGCGTGGGCATCACGCTCACGGCTGCGGACACGGTGATCCACTATGATCCCTGGTGGAACCCGGCCATTGAAGCCCAGGCTACCGACCGCGCGTATCGCATCGGGCAAAAGAAGCCCGTGTTTGTGCACAAGCTCATCTGCCAGGGCACCATTGAGGAGCGCATTGTGGAGATGCAACGCCGCAAATCCGCTCTCATCAACGGGCTGCTCACCGGCAACACCGATGCCTCCAGGCTCACGCAGGACGATGTGCGTGAGCTGCTGGCACCATTGTGA
- a CDS encoding sialidase family protein, whose product MPLAYALLTAALLGSVACPAAEPFLEKDEIFSTKLNPTYKLVHIPGILVTAKGAVLAWCEARKKGGDWDQIDIVLRRSTDGGKTFGEAKSIANVPGPKTKNEFALQIKGVNPNDVTYNNPVLIADKDGTVHMVFCLEYMRCFYQQSKDDGVTWSTPVEITATFESFKKDYPWKVLATGPNHSIQLKTGRLVVPVWLSTGTGGNAHRPSVTSTIYSDDQGKTWKAGEIAVPCTEEWINPNETVAVELADGSVMLNVRSESRKHRRLVTVSKDGATGWSTPRFDETLLEPICMGGIVRYSLAGVNGADKNRILFTNPDNLAREDGKEQEGKNRDRKNVTVKLSEDEGKTWTASRAIEPGFSGYSDVAVTPDGTILCLYGKGEKKEFGGFAFGQIVLARFNLEWVQAR is encoded by the coding sequence ATGCCCCTCGCCTACGCCCTCCTGACCGCTGCCCTCCTCGGCAGTGTTGCCTGTCCTGCTGCCGAACCCTTCCTTGAGAAGGATGAGATCTTCAGCACCAAGCTCAATCCCACCTACAAGCTGGTGCACATTCCCGGTATCCTGGTCACCGCCAAAGGGGCGGTCCTGGCATGGTGTGAGGCGCGCAAGAAGGGCGGAGACTGGGACCAGATCGACATTGTGCTGCGTCGCTCTACGGATGGAGGCAAGACGTTTGGCGAGGCCAAAAGCATCGCCAATGTGCCAGGCCCCAAGACCAAGAATGAGTTTGCCCTGCAAATCAAAGGCGTGAACCCCAATGACGTGACCTACAACAACCCGGTACTCATCGCGGACAAGGACGGCACGGTGCACATGGTTTTTTGTCTGGAGTACATGCGCTGCTTCTACCAACAGAGCAAGGATGATGGCGTCACCTGGAGCACTCCTGTGGAGATCACTGCCACCTTTGAGTCCTTCAAGAAGGACTACCCTTGGAAGGTGCTGGCCACGGGGCCGAACCACAGCATTCAGCTCAAGACGGGCCGGCTGGTAGTGCCGGTGTGGCTCTCCACCGGTACGGGCGGAAATGCGCACCGGCCCTCCGTGACCTCCACCATTTACAGCGATGACCAGGGCAAGACCTGGAAGGCGGGTGAGATTGCCGTGCCTTGTACCGAGGAGTGGATCAATCCCAACGAAACGGTGGCCGTGGAACTGGCCGATGGCAGCGTGATGCTGAACGTGCGCAGTGAGTCCAGGAAACACCGCCGCCTCGTGACGGTAAGCAAGGACGGGGCCACGGGATGGAGCACTCCGAGGTTCGATGAAACACTGCTGGAACCCATCTGCATGGGCGGCATCGTCCGCTATTCACTGGCAGGTGTGAATGGAGCGGACAAAAACCGGATCCTGTTCACCAACCCCGACAACCTGGCCCGCGAAGACGGCAAGGAGCAGGAAGGCAAGAATCGCGACCGCAAAAACGTGACCGTGAAGCTCAGCGAAGACGAAGGCAAGACCTGGACCGCCAGTCGCGCCATCGAGCCCGGTTTCAGTGGCTACAGCGATGTCGCCGTCACGCCGGATGGGACCATCCTGTGTCTCTATGGCAAGGGCGAGAAGAAAGAGTTCGGCGGCTTTGCCTTCGGGCAGATCGTCCTGGCGAGGTTTAATCTGGAATGGGTTCAGGCTCGGTGA
- a CDS encoding NAD-dependent epimerase/dehydratase family protein, with amino-acid sequence MPDSILITGARGRVGRAIQMTLGSSCPLRLFSRTASSDGSVEALDTLLTGDAPLEADFLIHAAWSCVPANAEERPEQIKQIDLPLLDRLIDRLQKETRPPLLLFISTGAVYGLAPDRGNREDDTPHPLGVYAKGKLAAEERLRASGLPVCILRVGNLYGLPSSPEDRQGVTARLVRCALTNQPFQRWGDDPIKDYLHSDDFFSALTRARGLRLTGTWNVGSGIATPLSHLVELVEKQTGHPVPILSQPGPAWDVYDNRLDVSRFTRATDWQPTVTLAEGVAREVAALREL; translated from the coding sequence ATGCCAGATTCCATCCTCATCACTGGAGCCCGTGGCCGTGTCGGCCGGGCCATCCAGATGACTCTTGGCAGTAGCTGCCCTCTGCGTTTGTTTTCACGGACGGCCTCGTCTGACGGATCTGTCGAGGCGCTCGACACTCTGCTTACCGGCGATGCCCCACTGGAAGCAGACTTTCTGATCCACGCCGCCTGGAGCTGCGTCCCTGCCAATGCTGAGGAGCGCCCCGAACAGATCAAGCAGATTGACCTGCCGCTGCTGGACCGACTCATCGACCGTCTCCAGAAGGAAACCCGTCCGCCGCTGCTCCTGTTCATTTCCACCGGTGCCGTCTATGGCCTCGCGCCTGACAGGGGCAATCGGGAGGATGACACGCCGCACCCGCTCGGGGTGTATGCAAAAGGCAAGCTGGCCGCCGAGGAGCGGCTGCGGGCCTCCGGACTGCCTGTCTGCATCCTGCGCGTGGGCAACCTGTATGGCCTGCCCTCCAGCCCGGAAGACCGGCAGGGCGTGACGGCCAGACTAGTGCGCTGCGCCCTGACGAACCAGCCATTCCAGCGCTGGGGGGACGATCCGATCAAGGACTACCTCCACAGTGATGACTTCTTCAGCGCGCTGACCAGGGCCCGGGGACTACGGCTCACCGGCACCTGGAATGTCGGCAGCGGCATCGCCACCCCGCTCTCACACCTCGTCGAGCTGGTGGAAAAGCAAACAGGGCACCCCGTGCCGATCCTCAGCCAGCCCGGCCCAGCCTGGGACGTCTATGACAATCGTCTGGATGTTTCCCGCTTCACGCGCGCCACCGACTGGCAGCCGACGGTGACGCTGGCAGAGGGCGTGGCCCGAGAGGTGGCGGCCCTGCGAGAACTCTGA
- a CDS encoding DUF1772 domain-containing protein → MHHVLLFILSGVAAVGCGLMAGLFFAFSHFIMQALASRPAAEGMAAMQAINVKILTPWFLLLFLGTSALCATILILVMTTSPGSGGPWLVRGAVCYLVGSLVITMAYNVPLNNRLAAADPNSRTGQEFWQYYLRVWTMWNHLRSLSTAAGLVAFIVGLCKIGYPS, encoded by the coding sequence ATGCACCACGTCTTGCTCTTCATTCTCTCCGGGGTCGCTGCCGTGGGCTGCGGCCTGATGGCGGGCCTTTTCTTCGCCTTTTCCCACTTCATCATGCAGGCGCTGGCCAGCCGACCTGCGGCGGAGGGCATGGCGGCCATGCAGGCGATCAACGTCAAGATCCTCACCCCGTGGTTCCTGCTGCTTTTCCTGGGCACCAGCGCGCTCTGCGCCACCATCCTCATCCTCGTGATGACCACCTCCCCGGGCAGCGGGGGTCCCTGGTTGGTACGTGGCGCTGTCTGCTATCTGGTGGGCAGTCTGGTCATCACGATGGCATACAACGTACCGCTCAACAACCGCCTCGCCGCAGCCGATCCCAACAGCCGGACGGGTCAGGAGTTCTGGCAGTACTACCTGCGGGTGTGGACGATGTGGAACCACCTCCGCAGCCTCTCCACGGCCGCCGGTCTCGTCGCGTTCATCGTAGGCTTGTGCAAGATAGGGT
- a CDS encoding two-component system sensor histidine kinase NtrB: MKSSFFDKIVKRMDRLEPADVQRYLLRLVQEKGFFEKVFEALQEGVILLDGEGVVTYVNRAACGFFGFDHEVIVGRSLAEGIRGFDWELLAKSGGSVSRDLEVFYPENRYLNFYVTAIDEHEDMGFVMLIRDITQTRKLTEEKIESERISALTMLAAGVAHELGNPLNSLTIHLQLLDRRLRKLKAAEAGRLREMVEVAQGEIKRLDFIIGQFLAAIRPTHPQLQRVQLNELIEEAVKFLAPELKQHKVEVRLDLTRSLPLMPLDANQMKQAFYNLIRNSMQAMGEGGRLTIISTFTDFEVRLTFADTGKGISGENLSNLFQPFFTTRKTGTGLGLLIVRRIIREHGGEIELESREGEGTKVNIYLPRVEKQMRFLEAPAPAVMEVDVEEGTHGPSSSS; encoded by the coding sequence ATGAAATCGAGCTTTTTCGACAAGATTGTCAAACGCATGGACCGCCTGGAACCGGCGGATGTGCAGCGCTACCTGTTGCGCCTGGTGCAGGAGAAGGGGTTCTTTGAAAAAGTCTTCGAGGCGCTGCAGGAGGGGGTGATCCTGCTGGATGGCGAGGGGGTGGTGACCTATGTGAACCGGGCCGCGTGCGGCTTCTTCGGGTTTGATCACGAAGTCATCGTGGGCCGCAGTCTCGCGGAAGGCATCCGTGGCTTTGACTGGGAGCTGCTGGCGAAGTCCGGCGGCTCCGTGAGCCGGGACCTGGAGGTTTTCTATCCCGAGAACCGCTATCTCAACTTCTACGTCACAGCCATTGATGAGCACGAGGACATGGGCTTCGTGATGCTGATCCGCGACATCACCCAAACGCGCAAGCTGACGGAGGAGAAGATCGAGAGCGAGCGCATCTCCGCCCTCACGATGCTGGCGGCTGGCGTGGCGCATGAGCTGGGCAATCCGCTCAACTCACTCACCATCCATCTGCAACTGCTGGACCGTCGTCTCCGCAAGCTGAAGGCTGCCGAGGCGGGGCGCCTGCGGGAGATGGTGGAGGTGGCCCAGGGCGAGATCAAACGGCTCGACTTCATCATCGGCCAGTTCCTCGCCGCCATTCGTCCCACGCATCCGCAGTTGCAGCGCGTGCAGTTGAACGAGCTGATTGAGGAGGCAGTGAAATTCCTCGCACCCGAGCTCAAGCAGCACAAGGTGGAAGTCCGGCTGGACCTCACGCGGAGCCTGCCGCTGATGCCGCTGGATGCGAACCAGATGAAGCAGGCATTTTACAATCTCATCCGCAACAGCATGCAGGCGATGGGGGAGGGCGGGCGTCTCACCATCATCAGCACCTTCACGGACTTTGAGGTGCGTCTGACCTTTGCCGACACGGGCAAGGGGATCTCGGGTGAGAACCTGAGCAATCTCTTCCAGCCCTTCTTCACAACTCGAAAGACGGGCACCGGCCTGGGCCTGCTCATTGTGCGCCGCATCATTCGCGAACACGGCGGCGAGATCGAGCTGGAGAGCCGGGAAGGGGAGGGGACCAAGGTCAACATCTACCTGCCTCGGGTCGAGAAACAGATGCGCTTCCTGGAAGCCCCGGCCCCCGCAGTGATGGAGGTGGATGTTGAGGAGGGAACCCACGGTCCCTCAAGTTCCTCATGA
- a CDS encoding Nif3-like dinuclear metal center hexameric protein — protein MKLADLVAYVNDLLQTATVPDYGNALNGLQLENFSGDVSKIAAAVDAHLPVVKLAAQRGCDLLLVHHGIFWSGLQPLVGPHYQKLRVCGENDLAIYSAHLPLDGHLDLGNGIQLARALELQGVEWTPFFPYKGFPIGVRGEVTAGVSREDLSARLEKATGAKVHVCWGGPEEIRQIGIVTGGAGDAVATMKEQGIDTFITGEGPHWSYTLAEELGVNLLYGGHYATETFGVKALAAHLSTRFGLPWEFIDHPTGL, from the coding sequence ATGAAGCTTGCGGACCTCGTCGCCTATGTGAATGACCTGTTGCAAACCGCCACCGTTCCCGACTACGGCAACGCGCTGAACGGGTTGCAGCTGGAGAACTTTTCGGGGGACGTTTCCAAGATCGCGGCGGCCGTGGATGCTCATCTGCCGGTGGTCAAGCTGGCCGCCCAGCGGGGTTGCGACCTCCTGCTGGTGCACCACGGCATCTTCTGGAGCGGCCTGCAGCCCTTGGTGGGGCCGCATTATCAGAAGCTCCGGGTCTGCGGGGAGAACGATCTCGCCATCTACAGCGCCCACCTGCCGCTGGACGGGCATTTGGACCTTGGGAACGGCATTCAACTGGCCCGCGCACTGGAACTGCAAGGCGTGGAGTGGACCCCCTTCTTCCCGTACAAGGGCTTTCCTATTGGGGTGCGAGGCGAGGTGACGGCCGGGGTTTCCCGTGAGGATCTGAGCGCGCGATTGGAAAAGGCCACGGGTGCCAAGGTGCACGTGTGTTGGGGAGGTCCGGAGGAGATTCGCCAGATCGGGATCGTCACCGGTGGTGCGGGGGATGCAGTGGCGACGATGAAGGAGCAGGGGATCGACACCTTCATCACGGGAGAAGGCCCCCACTGGAGCTACACGCTGGCGGAAGAACTGGGGGTAAATCTGCTCTACGGTGGGCACTACGCCACAGAGACCTTCGGCGTGAAGGCTCTCGCCGCGCATCTGAGCACCCGGTTCGGTTTGCCGTGGGAGTTCATCGATCACCCCACAGGCTTGTGA